In one Brassica oleracea var. oleracea cultivar TO1000 chromosome C9, BOL, whole genome shotgun sequence genomic region, the following are encoded:
- the LOC106315088 gene encoding glutathione S-transferase T2-like, with amino-acid sequence MDRSIFFNDYTGKFTLEHAWRELRFDQKWRSTYLTTDGAKEKRKEATETVPDSEEEVRPPGVKACKAAAKRKKHGNEAAYDRLQTILDMKQNISKQKLLDRLLSKKDTLTDSEVSLKDKLVAEML; translated from the exons ATGG ATCGAAGCATCTTCTTCAACGACTACACGGGCAAGTTCACACTTGAACATGCGTGGAGGGAGCTGCGGTTCGATCAAAAGTGGAGGTCAACTTATTTAACAACAGATGGTGCAAAGGAGAAAAGGAAGGAAGCTACAGAGACGGTGCCTGACTCGGAAGAAGAGGTTAGACCACCTGGTGTTAAGGCTTGCAAAGCAGCCGCCAAACGCAAGAAGCATGGGAATGAAGCAGCGTATGATCGACTACAAACCATTCTAGACATGAAACAGAACATATCCAAACAGAAACTACTAGATCGTCTCCTCTCAAAAAAAGATACTCTAACTGATAGTGAGGTGTCTCTCAAGGACAAACTCGTAGCTGAGATGCTTTGA
- the LOC106315089 gene encoding putative nuclease HARBI1: protein MSSSESDGVDEAVEEWFDEEFDNIVNSLVDVQAKKPKRRAYIERDREQGHNLLWNDYFKENPTYQPEMFRRRFRMNKPLFLRIVDALTNEVPYFQQRRNAHGRYGLSTLQKCTAAIRMLAYGQSGDTYDEYLRLGESTALLCLDNFTNAIIQLFGDEYLRRPTADDLQRLLDIGELRGFPGMVGSIDCMHWEWKNCPTAWRGQYTRGSGKPTIILEAVASQDLWIWHAFFGLPGTLNDINVLDRSPVFDDILQGRAPKVNFKVNNHNYRMAYYLTDGIYPKWSTFIQSISLPQTPRAQLFAQHQEAVRKDVERAFGVLQARFAIVKNPALIWDKEKIGRIMRCCVILHNMIVEDERDRFTQYDTDVFESGESSRSSEVDVVSSTESLSNVGQMRGIRNQIRDQQIHHRLKADLVENIWQMFGNQDE from the coding sequence ATGTCGTCATCAGAGTCAGATGGCGTAGATGAAGCTGTTGAAGAATGGTTCGATGAAGAATTTGATAATATTGTCAACTCCCTAGTTGATGTTCAAGCCAAAAAACCAAAGAGACGAGCTTATATCGAAAGAGATCGGGAACAAGGACACAATCTACTATGGAACGACTATTTCAAGGAAAATCCCACTTACCAACCGGAAATGTTTAGGCGGCGTTTTCGAATGAACAAGCCATTGTTCCTTCGCATAGTGGATGCTCTAACAAATGAAGTTCCATACTTTCAGCAAAGAAGAAATGCCCATGGAAGATACGGACTATCTACACTTCAGAAGTGTACAGCAGCTATACGTATGCTGGCGTATGGTCAATCAGGAGATACGTATGACGAATATCTCCGACTAGGTGAAAGTACTGCACTTTTATGTTTGGACAATTTCACTAATGCGATAATACAATTATTTGGAGATGAGTATCTAAGAAGACCTACAGCTGATGATCTTCAACGACTACTGGATATTGGAGAGTTACGCGGGTTTCCGGGAATGGTAGGCAGCATCGACTGTATGCATTGGGAGTGGAAAAATTGCCCAACAGCTTGGAGAGGACAGTACACACGAGGTTCAGGAAAGCCGACAATTATCTTAGAGGCGGTGGCATCACAAGACTTGTGGATATGGCATGCATTTTTCGGACTTCCAGGTACCCTCAACGATATTAATGTTCTTGATCGGTCACCAGTTTTTGATGACATTTTACAAGGTCGAGCTCCTAAAGTTAATTTCAAGGTCAACAACCACAATTATCGTATGGCGTACTATCTTACCGATGGAATTTATCCGAAATGGTCAACATTTATCCAATCAATCTCACTTCCTCAAACTCCAAGAGCACAGCTATTTGCTCAACATCAAGAAGCCGTAAGAAAAGATGTCGAACGTGCTTTCGGAGTATTGCAAGCGAGGTTTGCAATAGTTAAAAACCCAGCACTAATATGGGACAAGGAAAAGATAGGAAGGATTATGAGATGTTGTGTCATACTGCACAACATGATAGTAGAGGACGAACGAGACAGATTCACTCAGTATGATACAGATGTATTCGAATCAGGAGAATCAAGCAGAAGTTCCGAGGTTGATGTCGTCTCCTCTACGGAAAGCCTTTCTAATGTCGGTCAAATGCGTGGCATTCGCAATCAAATTCGGGATCAACAGATACATCACCGTCTGAAAGCTGATCTAGTTGAAAATATATGGCAAATGTTCGGTAATCAAGATGAATAA